Genomic DNA from Solanum dulcamara chromosome 4, daSolDulc1.2, whole genome shotgun sequence:
TAGTTAACGATAATCTTGAATTATGTCACAGATTTTAAtaacaaaacacaattttggcagttttttaTGAGCAGGAATGGATACACAATGTAGCCTATAGATTCACGTGgattcaataatttttattcaaattttatatatatgttaagaaATTTACAAAATATTTGTGATTTTTTACTATTGTGAATTCAGTTATTATTATATCTTAACATACTcaaaatttttgaagaaactcATAAGTACCTAGATTCGCCTCTAATATTCTCTCTTTTCAAATGATTGATGGATTTCAATTGTGCagtatatatcaaaatattagcTATTGTTGTGACTTCAGTTATCTAATTAACCGTTAAAGATAtaaaatttctatatttatagGAACTAAAATACAGGTGCTATATATATTAATCACAAActttatagttaaattgaaacTATTTACAAAATGCTTTGTACCTTTCAAAAGGCTATATTTGTGACACTTTGATTAAAGGCACAATCATAGGACTTTTgcaaagttaattatttagctGGAAAACGGTGATATGTAATATTAAATCTTCCTAAAAACTTGTTTTTTTCCCCCTTTTTATGTATGTGTATAGTCATATCCATGTGGTATTTGAAATTTACTAAtcggattaatttaaatttaggaTGCGTAAAAGTCATTAAAGAGAATTTATATGACTCAAAGTCCTATATCCATCCACCACTTCCTTTAGTGGTCCTCTCTTTTTATCATTAATTCCTTCATTATTTTGACATGTTGCTTTCATTAGTTTAATTTTCACCTTTTCTTATTCGTCATCAATATTTAAAAATCCAACATCATCTTTCGGTCACTTAATTACTCTTTTGTCAGATAATACTTATCCCATGAaactcaaaatatatatattcttaaagACTTGCATGCCACGTGTTCTGTTCAAATGCCACGGTGGATCGAGAGAATCCCTAATTTTACATCACCGCAATCCAGCTGGATCGATTACGTGGCAGTATGTGATGACATGGACGAGATTGCCCGGCTAGGTCGCCGTGACATTGTGATTGCTTATAGAGGTACTGCAACTTGTTCGGAATGGCTTGAAAATTTACGTGCCACGTAGACTTACTTACCAATGACATGTCACCTGATGTAAATAGCGAACCCATGGTACAGAGTGGACTCTTGAGCATGTACACTTCAAAAATTGAAGGTCATCCAAGTTTACAAGAAACAATTAGAGAAGCAATTGCCAGCAATACTCTCAATAATTATAGTGATGATCAATCTcttaagtataacaattaattaCAGGACATAGTCTGGGAGCAGCCTTAGTTATACTTACAGCATATGATATAACAACAAAATTTAATAACTTGCCTATGGTGACACTGTTATCATTTTGGAGGACCTAGAGGTGGTAACAAGAGCTTTAGGTAtcaattggaaaaaaaatggtGCGAAGGTGCTAAGAATAGTCAACTCTAATCATCCTATAACAAAAGTTCCGGGATTCGTGATCGATGAAGATGATGTGGCAAGCCGAGGGGATGCCACATTGGCGGCGAGACTGCCAAGCTGGCTTGAAAAGTACATGGAAGATACTCAGTGGGTGTATGCTGAGGTGGGGGAACTTAGTTGAGTAGCAAAGATTCAATTAGAAAAGGAAACGTAGCAAAGTGTCATGATTTGAAGAAATATTTGCATTTGGTGAATAATTTTGTTAGCTCATCGACGTGTTCCCTCAGGGACACAACTAAGAAagtaatactccctccgtttcaatttacgTGGCATCATGTAACTTGACATTGAATCAGGAAAAAAAGCGAACTTTACATCTTTTTGAACATATCAACGATGGTGTGTAAATTAATTGTTTCTCGATGTACAACATATAGTTACAACGTTCATGTAAACCCTGGGGCAGATTTGGGGGTTATACTTGAAATTGACATCCAGCCTTGAATTTTGGGTTTAATGCTAATGCAGATTGTTGAAGATTTTAGGCATGACTCTGGCTTTAAAGCATCCACATCCAAAGGATCCATTCTGGACTTGACTTTGATCTTCGGTATGACTCTGAATTGGCTTTGGACTATTACCAGTAGTGGCTTGGGGAGAAGGAGATTCAAACATCTGCAGCTCAACCATTTCCTTGCCTTCACATATAATCTTAACTTCACAGAATTCAGGTGCATTTAGTATTATCTGATCTGCTGTTCCATTACCTTTTCTCGATTTTAGTTTCCTTAAGACCCATCAAACGGAAATAATTAAGAGGGAAGCGAATTAAGATTAACATGATTCAGAAATGAGGACTATGCATTCTGAAATTTAAGTGAGATTTCATACTTGAGATTGGCTTTAGAAGTTCCCAAGATCAGCCTTCTTATGTTGCAGATGGGCATGAGGTCCAGTATGGCTTTTGCCTCTGTATCGCTCTCTATAAGTATGGTGTCGACTTTAACCTGTTgttgaatgttttttttttttttacatggtTAGCCTCATGCTATCTTTGTGTATCAACCAGTTCCGCTATGCTAGATGAATGAGTAGCCAATAGTTATGTGTACCTTTGTAGAAGCACATGCATCAAAAAACTTCTGAAGGAATTGCCGCCTTTTGCCTCTTTCTTGAGCCATGTGGTTCTCCTTTTGCTCTGCACTCACTTGACCTACTGGAATCAATCCCACTGTTGTAACCATCATCCAACCAAGTAAAAATTAGTCAATCAATGCTGAAGTACTACTCTTGGTAGATTACAACAAATTACACATCAAAAACAGTTTCTCAAGCATGAAACAGGCTAGCTAGGAGATTCCGAACTAACTGATGCCAACCCTTTACTGATATTAAATATCACGAGCAGCCCTTAAGCCAAGCAAGCTGATCCAGAATATAAATCCTGCTGGCCATTCAGTAACATTTGCTCGATTGGTCATGTGATTTATAGTAGGCAGCAACTCCTAGAGGTCATACTTGCTGCTATATAGCTAGAACTAGTTAAGAATATTGTTGCAAGTTTCATAGTTTAGAATCATCCACCGTTAGCTAATCAAATCTCGTCATTACAAATATGTTCCATACAAGCACAACCACATACCAACCAAGTGTAGTCCCACAAAAATGGGGTGGGTATgcaaaccttactcctaccGAGAGACTGTTTTCGATAAATCCTCAGCTCAAAGGAGGGAAAAAGAATAGAAGAAATAACTTAATAGtaacaaaaacaacatataGTAACAGAaaagtaacaacaacaaaatagtacAAGAAACAATAGATAGTAACAAAAATTGAAGGACGAGAAAATGGAAAAGAGAGCTTACAAGGAGTAGGGATGTACTTGGCCTCAGGATATATATGAATAAGGAAAACAATAGTAGAAGAGGGATCCACCACAACATGTTTGAGCGTCCAAAGAAGAGCATCCATACTTGACTCCTTACTAATCTTATTACCACTACTACTATTCCCAACAGCAACATAGACAACAACATTCCCATTGTTATGGAAATCAAAAGAATACAAACTACTTTCAACTTCATGACCTTCTTTAATTGTGGCTAACCCTCCTCTATTATTATCAATCTCAAACAACTCACTTGCCGGAACATAACCATTATTGATAGTCCCCTGTTCCCCATcctcttctatttcttcaatttcattcCCTAAACTACTGCTTCTTTCTAGTATATCATTACTCCCATTTTTTCCTTGATGATCTGCGCtcttcataatttaatttgttggCTACAATTGAAGTCAAATGATGATCTGATTCATGTGCAAAACCTAAGTCATTTTGACTTTTCCATTCATCATTATGGTCCACCGATTTGTGAGATCCTTACATACGCTACCATTTAAAGGAGTTTAATGTCGGAAGGTCGTTGTATTAAAGAATATGCGAATACGTACGAGTATCTCGCCGCTCATTATGTAATACAATTCTAAGGTCaacattttttatttgaagaatataaTCATGTATAACACagtatctttatttttattcctTCTATGTCGAAACAACACTAGTATAACTaaaatatagagagagaaaatatcataaatctcttaattatatatttactcgttttaattttttaactaTTTAAAAAAACTAATCATATTTGATCTctgtctattttttttatacaaacAACTTAAGTTTATATTAACGGgtaaaaacttttttttgttttataataaattttagcaTATTCAAGTCATTagcaacaataacatatttcaTTTTATGTTATCCATTGAATAAAATTAGGacttatattttctttcctcgtgaattttattttgaatcgtTGAGGTTAAAGTTTTTTTCATTAgagtaatttgaagaaaaagtaATGGAGAGAGAAAAACAACTGAAAAAATAGGTTAAGAATTTAATTTCATAGAGCCATGAATTTCATTTATACAAATCTAagttatttatagaaaaaatggACAGAAATCAAACctgataaatttttaaatacttaAAGAACTAAAACTGATAAATGTATAATTAAGAGATCATTTTAGACCTACCCATGTGAATAAAAGATTATGTATGGCACTTTCTCCTAAAATATACTACATTTATAAACCtcataaaatcaatttttttatgggTCATTTACACGAATGTTTCTATTTTGGGTTGGTATTTAATTTCTGGCCTTCAacactttaagtaataaaatgTAGCCAAAAATATCCCTTACATCGAAAAAATCACAAAAACaaaagttaatatttttttatcataatataaCACAAGTTATATTTTACATGGCATAACAATTTGTACAATTTAATTCTTGCAGAGTTTATATTGTTAGAAACCACAAAGCATTAATTCCTTTGTAATTTATGTTAATAGAGACATAAGTTCAATTTTATACCGTCTTGATAAATTCATAATCCACAACATAAATTCAAAACACACAAAGTTATTctcataaatatgaaaaatagcACATCTAGTCTCGAATGTTAAATTGTTTTTCAAATTGATGCTTCAATTCGCTATAATTAGTAATAAAGATATTTACATTACTTCCATTGTTCACTTTTGACTTGTTCattactttaaaaataaatttttacttttacttatcatttttaacatattaaaaaaaaaaaaaaatcatattttatttttaacattaattatttaaatatcaattaatatgaTAGTATGATAAAACAGATATTTTAACCTGTGATGTTCTAATATAACACGTTATTTGCATCATTTCTTAATTTACAAAGGTTACTTGTACTTAACTTTTAGGCGATTTATTCTTTCAGtgtgtgtttggtatggagAATTTGGttggtcaaaatattttcaCTAGAAAAATAATCTCTctaatgaaaataagaaaaacaaaattcaTAAGTGATATTCCAAATTCATCGTCTCTTCCCCACCCACTCATCCAACATCCCCAAACACCATTACCTTGACCATCCCACCCCAAGCCCCCACTTCCTCCCACATAATGTTTTACTAGATTACGTATAAATGTTCttggattaaaaaatatttacttacttaccaaacactagaaaataagtttaaaaaaacTACTTATTTCCCAACAAAACATTTTTTAGGGAAAAAACTATTTCCTTCATGATATATTCCTCAGGCAAATGAActttttatttgaaaactaaTCCCTCTAGATCTGGAAGAAGAATAAGCAAATGAACTTTTTATTTGAATAACTTAAAACAAAAAGATACATTCCTCAGGCAATGTGAACATACAAGCGATGGTTCATTTGATTCATTCACTTGTTACATACTTATACAACAGTCAAAAATTGTGACATCGTTACGCGATTTGTGTAAGAGTTTATCCTCTAGTTTGCTCTGTTGTGGTCGTATCCCTTTTCCTAGCTGCCTCCGCGAAAAAAAATGAGCCCACTTACTATTTTCTCCTCCGCTAATGGGCAATGGCTGTTCGTTCTTCTTTGATGCCTCAGCTGATAGTATGACACAACCTAAGCCAACACTTCAAAATCCCGGTAAAACTGAGAGATCTACTATTCCCCTTGGCAAGTCTGCTATTTTCTTCAGCAGTGCAAGCCGGTTTGTTCTGACCCGTTCGTCTTCCTACATTATTCATAAAGAGCAATTAACATAAGAATAGGAGGCACAAGTATGCACTTAGTTGTATCAGCACTCTAAGAATCAGGCGTAGATTTATGCTTCACCAAAACTTTGGAGCTACTTTGGTTCATCACAACGTACATTATTGCTCTCCAAGTGTGAGAAATGTGCACATTATTGAAAACCATATGAGAGAGCACGTACACGCGTGGTAGGAATAGGCTCTGAGTATTATAGTTAAGAAACAAACTGCACCGTACAATTCCCTTAACAGGCAAAACTACAGTGTAGGAAAGTATCAAAACTATCTTTTTATGGGGATTGAGGCATAGTAATAGTCTTTATAGTGAGTGCAAGGCACTGGAATCAAGAACATTTCCAATTAAATCCAATAGTGTGTGGCTTCATATATAATATTGGGTACCTAACCTATCAgaatttatttgaattattcagAAACAAAACTATGTAATTCCCAAATGGTGGAGGAATATGCAATGCAGATGTCTAAGCTAAAACAGAACAATGTCTAATTGCAACTGGCATATGACAATATGTAGCGGAGAAGTCGAAGCTTagaacaaaatcaataatatagcACGAGATAGAAGGCACAACATATGTCATGGAACATATGTCATAAGCCGCaaaagaaacatgaaaaactgtAGATCAGAGCTCTATTGTGGTCATGGAGTTTCTTCAagaattgaaataaataaattactggGAGGAGCAGGTAATTATAATTTGGGCAATTGTACTAGTTTTAGACTTTATAAGACAAACTACTCTTCTTTTAGATTGAGAgagaaattgaattaaaaaagaaaaaagcagATTGATGCAAGCACCGACAAAGGAAGGCGTTCAATAGGAGCTGAAAAGAATAAACTTAACAAAGCAAACATGATAATCTATACGACACGCTTCATTTAAGATTGGAAAAACCATGGTAAGCTGAGCTATAAGCCTATACTCTGTTGGATGTGCACAGATCAAGATTATCTAGTGCTTCAGAACTCTAAAGTTTTCATATTTAAGTAGTAAAATGAGATCAGAGGAACTTACCACCATTACAAAGACCTTGTTGAAAAAATCCTCCAGCGGTTCTACAAGTACTGATGATGCTTCAATAAAATCATCAACTTCCATGTCTGCAAATGAACAGTcatacatgcatgctcaattgcaaattttttggtgaaaaaCTCAATCCACCAATAAACAAGGAGCAGAAGAAGTTGAATGTATTTACATCAACGTAACAGATAGCTGAATTTATTTGAATATATCAGGAAAGGTTATTCATCTGGAGGTGAGGCAATACCTGGATGGATTTTACTTCTTAGTGACAAGAAAGTGCTCCACAAAGCTTTCTCTTCATTTGTTTCTAAAGCTTGATCATCCACCTAATTTATAATGGTAATATGTTTTTACTAGATAAGAACAACGAATGCTAATAGGCAGCCAACCAAATCATTGATGTTGCAGAATTGAGTGTTTCATAGaggtaaattaaaaaaatcaatttatgcTCTATACTCTTACCAACTAATCACCAATGGCAAGAAGAGTCATGATTCTTGACTAAAAAGGGAACCCAATGCTACACATTGTAAGATGTCCATGGAGCTTGACAATATTAACAATTGTATTACCAATCCAGCAGAGCAGATTTGAAACAATTTTTCTGTAGTTGTGTCAGACAAAAGCTTCTAGATAACACTAAAATGCCTTTTGTATCAAGAACACCATTTTGCTACAGGTGCAAATTACATGCACAGCTATTCTATAAAGGAAAATCAATGGAACAGAATATGTTCAGAACCTGGTATAATGGAGTATAATCACAAAGAAGATTTATGTTTTTTGATGAAGCACAAAGAACAGTTATGTTACAGAAGGAAATTTGCTGAGTATAAAATAAGAAGCACCTCCGCATCAACATTGGCATCCTTCCCGCGAACAATTCTTGTTGGACGTGAATATGCTTCAACAACCTTAGGCAAAAGCTCCCCTTTGGACAAGGAATCCATCTACAAATGATGGCAATAAATATCAATTACACAGTCCAAAACATCAATAGATACTTCTATACTAACTTAGCCCATTGCTCCACTCTATAGCCAACTGTATGTATTCAGCATGAGACACAATACAGGACATTTAACTTCTCAAAAGGAGAAGCAACCAAAAAGATTCCCAACAATTGGCCACaaatatgaagaattaaagCCCGAAGTTCTTGAGTTATATTTTATAGCTCTTGATGAAGAGTTATAATTTATACTTCATTTACACAATATTCAAATTCAGCAACTTGTTTGGCACTGAAACATAGTTGTTTTTTATATTCGGGTTCAGCTGAA
This window encodes:
- the LOC129884800 gene encoding uncharacterized protein LOC129884800, with amino-acid sequence MKSADHQGKNGSNDILERSSSLGNEIEEIEEDGEQGTINNGYVPASELFEIDNNRGGLATIKEGHEVESSLYSFDFHNNGNVVVYVAVGNSSSGNKISKESSMDALLWTLKHVVVDPSSTIVFLIHIYPEAKYIPTPLGLIPVGQVSAEQKENHMAQERGKRRQFLQKFFDACASTKVKVDTILIESDTEAKAILDLMPICNIRRLILGTSKANLKKLKSRKGNGTADQIILNAPEFCEVKIICEGKEMVELQMFESPSPQATTGNSPKPIQSHTEDQSQVQNGSFGCGCFKARVMPKIFNNLH